A single genomic interval of Bacillota bacterium harbors:
- a CDS encoding bifunctional nuclease family protein: MKVLSVIAEASSGFSMLLTDMDQKVILPIGIGPFEAQSIAIAVQGEEPPRPLTHDLLKSVCESVGAAVQKVVITDAREGVFYAEIHLQQDGKSLVLDSRPSDAVALAVRCGCPIYMSPKLVEFTYKFEDIVTQE; the protein is encoded by the coding sequence ATGAAGGTCCTGAGCGTCATCGCTGAGGCAAGCAGCGGCTTCTCGATGCTGCTCACCGACATGGACCAGAAGGTGATCCTACCCATCGGCATCGGACCCTTTGAAGCGCAGTCCATAGCCATCGCGGTACAGGGCGAGGAGCCGCCGCGCCCGCTGACGCACGATCTCCTGAAATCAGTGTGCGAGAGCGTCGGCGCGGCCGTTCAGAAGGTCGTGATCACCGACGCCAGAGAGGGCGTTTTTTACGCGGAGATCCATCTCCAACAGGATGGTAAGTCCCTCGTGCTCGACTCGCGTCCGAGCGACGCCGTGGCGCTCGCCGTGCGCTGCGGCTGCCCCATCTATATGTCCCCAAAGCTGGTAGAGTTCACGTACAAGTTCGAGGACATCGTCACCCAGGAGTGA